The nucleotide sequence tATGTACAACAAAGTCAGGAGGGTTCCCCCATAAGTCTGAACAccttcaaacatttttaaaaactttggtCAGCCatctaattttttttatatatactttatttttgtaaacaggCATAGTTAGACAacacagctcagtgaaacagaaacagtaggTCATATATACATCCTTGTTATAATAGTGGaaatacagtcagttcatgCAGTAATGGCTTATTAATCCTTCCATGTTACGTACACAGTCCATTTTTCCCAGTAATGcaaatatttttctgttctAAGGTTTAGTGAGAAAGTCATTCTTTCCATATTTTCAATACTAGACACGATTTCTATCCACTCAGTCGCTGTTGGAGGATTGGGTTTAACCGCACAGATTTAGTGCAATTTGAACTCCAACGTGTAAGAACGATAAACACGACCAGGGAGTGATCAATTCCCAACCTATCCCAGTTGATCCCTGTTCCCAGTCCAAGCAGACCTCAGGTTGTCCCTCTGGATCCACAGCCATCATGAGGCTTTCTCTGCAGCCTCTGGACCTCTGCTGGTGGCCTTTCTGAAGGCAACCGGGACTTCCTTGCGAATTCCCCCCAATGCAACGGGCATGCATGCTACCCCATCTGCAGCCCCCTGTACCAGATCGACATATTTCCCCTTTTCCCACACACTGGCATCCTCCATCCGCTCCTCACAGGACACTGAGAGCTCCAGCAAgaccacttttttttaacaatatctCATCTAAGAGTGGTCTCCATGATGTCTTCAGGAAATCTGAAAACATATTCAAACAAGTGAACTGTGTTTTAGGAAAATACATGATTTCCACCTCTCCAATAATTGCTctaatttgtttttctaaagCCTCAAAGAGAAGGTGATCCATTCTAGTATAACGATTCTCCTTCTAACAGCAGTTAGCAGTTTAAGCAAATTGGCCAAGACATCCCTCTCCCAAGCAacattttccagctcctccagggGGAGGAGTTATAATCTCTCCAGTTAAATCTGGGTCTTCTTCCTGTTGAACGCCCCTggacacctctaaagggaggcatccATGAGGCATCCTTATGAAACGCCTGAAACACCTCAACCGACTCCTTATGATACAAAGGAGCAACGATTCTACTCTGAGCTCCCTCTAGATGTCCAAGCTCCTGACCCTGTCTCTAAGACTGAGCCCAGCTACCCTTaggaggaaactcatttcagccgctgaCCTCATTCTTTCAGTCAGAACCCGTAGCTCATGACCAAAGTTGAGTGCCGGAACATAGATTGACTGGTAAATTAAAAGCTTTGCCATCCAGCTTGgctccctcttcaccatgaTGGTCTTGCAAAACCCCTTCAGTACTGCCGCAGCAGCAATCCAACATGTACCATTGTATAGATATACCATTATGTATGGTTATATGCAGTGTGAGCAGTTATTTGTCTGTTGACAAATAGGCCTTAAAGTGCTGCTTTATTCatatggaaacaaaaacatggttTGTATTTTATCTGCTTCCTCTTTTTACCATTTTTCCAGGACTTGACGTATtgtagtatttatatttaaccatacttttttttctctctttacctGACCCAGTATTATTTTGGTCTTTGTAAATTAATATTTTCCCTGagcatgaaatcataaaaaaatataaaatagatGTCTGTGCTCCTGGCTGGGACACTGTTTTAATCGTGTATCAGCGGCTCAATGGCTCCCTCTGCTGGAGGGAGCTGGACCTTAAAAGGATACAACCATCCATTTGTTTTCTGTGATATGATTTGGTTTAAACCTGttggttcattcattcattaaaaacaaaatatttatttatgacagaGAAAATTCATGTTTAAAAGTGAATGTATATAAACAGTTACAGTATCTTAcctctctatttttttctttggacATGTTAAGTCTTCAATATATTAAAGGAGGAAATTGAAGTAAACATCTCTTTAAATGTCATGACCTGAGatgcagaataataataataacgttCTGTCAGGTATTTTGTAAACTGACACGCAACTGAATGTCAGGGTGAGAACTGAGCTTCTGGCAGATTACATAAGAAGAAGCCACAAACTGACATTGCCCAGGGTAAGGAAGTGAAAATGCTGCAATCTGTCATGCAACCATCGGTGATAATCAACAACAAAGTTGACTCATACCAAAAGGCAGGAGCACACAGGTATGAAACACGCGATGCTGTTTTAACACTTCTAGTGACCAGTATAAAGtgtgaacagaaacacaaaagatGCTATTGTTAAGATCAAGATTAAGATTGACTTTAACGTCAGTGAAGTGAAATACTGTTTCTCAACCAGCTTGACAGTGCAGAATAAAAAGACTATAAAAACAAGCTAAAACATTCAAGGACATGTTAAaagaacacataaaacacagtaTTAGCAGCATGATAGACCAAAAGGTAGAAAGTGCATCAGTCAGTAAAGTGTTTATGAAAATCAGATGTTCAAGATCAGATCAACCGGAAGGAAACACAACTAGTTTGTGGGTGCTTGTCCAAGTTGCAATAAAAGTTGTAATTTTTTCAGACTTTAAAATGCTCATCAACTGTGAACAACAAAAGCTCTGAGCTGTTTGTCCTCTGACATCAGTCCCTTTTAAATCTCCATGTCACACTGATGTTTTACTCTCCAGTACAGTAGGTGGGGATATGCACCTACACATTGGTTTGTAGATTGGCAGTTAATTTAGAGAAGATCTATTTGTCAAGACACAAATTAAATGAGTAAAAATTAAACACAACTAAATTGACATGAAATACTAACTTCACTCGACACGCTTATTTCAGTGCAACCCATATACCCTATAGATTTGATACATGTGAGGGATTAATTATACACTACTGGGCTTGACTCAGTTGGGTTAAAGGAATTTACAACAATACCACATTTTTACACCTTCACATTTAAATACGGTATGTAGACATTTCCATGACTTGAACCTCTGACTCTCCAGATACAATACCatcattttttccccttcagaTTTAAATACTTTAAGCAGAAAGATTCCATGACTTACATCTCTGACTCCCCTGATACATGTAAATTTATTAACCTAAAATAAACTTGAATTGTATATCCCCACTGCAGAACCTGTTTCCGAACAAGCAAAACACTTCAATTGAGGAAGTGTTCAGTCAGTTGAGGAACTAATGGGTGCTAAAACCCTTAATCATTCATGTGTCTCATCCGGACCAGATCATAACAACTGTCTGCAGTTGTGTACCAAGCATGTACCCTCACGAAATACCACTGGGTTCATGTCTGACCAGATCATACTTTTAGCAGATGTCAACAATGTGTGAAATTATTTAGGGgtacttttattttacataGTGACCTCTTTcccacttaaccctcctgtaatgttgcgggtcaaatcaaccctttttaaagtctattttaggcaatatatatgccttccaaaccagctaaatgcagcataaaaatctgggcagcatgtgacagaagaggtgtcttgttaatttatcaacatcacttcattaaaaaaacaaacaaattcaaaatgtaaaataaaataaacaaaaatctatgtcatgtaaaactattgtatttatatttagggctttccaatgtacaaacaaatgagtgagttatcctcattgaaccatgatctgtgagaattaaagaacaccaatggactaaatcttgatttaaatgtatagtaatggagttaaaaatttgatttaaacaaATGTGTTGTGGGATTCATTGggcttctgacacttttggataattgaatgcgccccgggtcaaattgacccaggaacattattgctgatccagggaaacgaacataacaggagggttgaaATCATCTGTACATGTCTAGATCAGAGAATGCTTCTATTTTTCCTCATTGTGGTTCCAACCATATCTATTTCTGTCCCCTACCCACTCTGACTTTGGAGACCCCtaagaaataactgtttactttatttatttttttgcatcttGAAAGGAAAATCAATATGTACACATTACCTATGTTgctcaaataaacacagagcagctcttcaaaaacacaggaaacgtttaatgttaaatttagaTCTGGGACTCTGCACTATAAAAAGGCAACATGCACCTGCTTAAATATGTAAGACACCCACATACAGCTGATGTGGGGCCCAGCAGGAACAGGAGAACAGGAAAGGTGGGTGAGGAAgtggtgtttgtattttaatttgctTTACACACAGAAATCAGATGTGGGTGTGAGGCAGAGTGGTAtggcatgttttctttttttggcatTAAGTTCTCATTCAGTCGAAAATGATATACTCCTGAGGCAATAGCAATAGTGATCTTGAAAATATGACAGCACAGAATTGTATTATTTACCACAATTTATACTCTTAGTTACAAAATGATGATCCCTTTCATGATCTCcacacaaatgaaataaaagttgcTGTTAGGCTACATTAATGGCCACAAAATGTTGCATGAAAATGGcagttttatcttgttttttttatattttcctcACCtagcatacatacataaataaccATAGGGCTCTATTGTACATAAACATAGATTTATCTAATCTATGGTAGAAAAGcagtcaaaaataaaaagtaaatataagaaaaagcaataaaatacaGCTATCCAGCAGAAAAATATCATTTGTTAAAATGCAGCAGGAAGCAGATATGCTCATTTCCTTTGCAGTAACAGACatatgtacaaacacagctgtcaaaatattttaaatgacaGACTTGTTGGTCATTTTCATAAAGAGTATCAACATGAAATACTCAGTTTTGAGTTAAACTAAATACACCAGGTCTTCTCTGTGACAGGTTTCAGGTTTCGCTCCTGAAAGCCGAGCTGTGGTTTCTCTCaggtgttgctgctgctgttgtcagCTGTCACTTTGGAGGAGACAGCGGAAGTGTACAGATAATCCTTGAACAGACTCAACACCCGCTTCTTGTAGGTCTTGATGGCAAAGAAGTAGATGACTGGATCCAAGCAGCAGTTCAAGTTCATAAGTGAAACTGTAATCTGCAAGGAGAAGGTGGATTATGATGAGTTCCTACATAGGgattaatgtttgaaagtgtaaaataaaaaagcctgGTTCCTACCTGTAAAGACACCTTGAAGGCCCTCAGCTCCTCACAGGTCGGATTGTGGTGTATCTTTCTGGTCATGAACTGCATAACGTTGAGATGGTAAGGACTGAAGCATATAATAAAGGTGAGGAGGATAAGGAGGATAATGGTGTTGGCCCTGTGGCTCCTCTTTGACCGACCAGTCACAGAGTTCTGCTTGGCTGCAGTTCTCAGCTTCAGGTTGATCTTTGCGTAGCAGCCCATAATAATGGCAAGCGgacagcagaaagagagagtgcaGGCCAGGAGGAGGAGATAGGGAGTGAAGCGAGAGCCCTCAAAGTTAAAGTACTCCATGCAGGTTAGTCTGTTCTGCTGCTTGTGCAGCATGCTGCGGAACATCAGAGGAGCAGTCTGAATAAACACCAGAGCCCAGACCAGACAGCAGACTCTGCGGACCACCCTCACACTGCGCAAACACTGCAGCCTGTGTGGATGCACCATGGCAAGGTATCGGTCCAGG is from Notolabrus celidotus isolate fNotCel1 chromosome 10, fNotCel1.pri, whole genome shotgun sequence and encodes:
- the si:ch211-184m13.4 gene encoding G-protein coupled receptor 183 produces the protein MAELNTTLDSAETSLNQSSCDVFVYQRAAVVLFPIFYSVVFIISVCGNSLVLYVICQRNQKFNSTSIYLVNLALSDTLFTLALPGRITYYIRHFDWPFGDLLCRLTTLLFFANTYAGIGFMTCISLDRYLAMVHPHRLQCLRSVRVVRRVCCLVWALVFIQTAPLMFRSMLHKQQNRLTCMEYFNFEGSRFTPYLLLLACTLSFCCPLAIIMGCYAKINLKLRTAAKQNSVTGRSKRSHRANTIILLILLTFIICFSPYHLNVMQFMTRKIHHNPTCEELRAFKVSLQITVSLMNLNCCLDPVIYFFAIKTYKKRVLSLFKDYLYTSAVSSKVTADNSSSNT